Proteins encoded together in one Chryseobacterium taklimakanense window:
- a CDS encoding ABC transporter ATP-binding protein, translated as MNALKTLNPYFWKHRLLLFWGFLFIVASNFFNIYKVQFVGKSVDELSKNGHLGFNKQVLIYVGIIVGSSLLTGFFTFMMRQTIIVASRRIEYELKNKIYRHYQELSLTDYKKTTIGDLMNRLSEDVVAVRMYLGPGVMYVVNLLVLMIITSIYMLKTDVEMTLWTLIPLPVLSFIIYKVSSIINKKSKVMQKSQSAISTFVQDSFSGIRVVKYFAKEKYIAKNYGIRVKDYQEKALDLAKTEAYFFTIILFVIGLLNVAILLIGGQKYLANEISVGKIADFFLYINILIWPFSMVGWVTSVNQRAEASMSRINEFLGKKSEIANHNLEEYPIKGDIEFRNVSYVYPNTGIRALDNVSFKINAGETLAIMGKTGSGKTTIALLLARLIDPTEGEILIDGKNLKDHNLQNYRKYIGYIPQESYLFSDTIANNIGFAIDNPTEEQIVEYAKKADVHKNIVEFKEQYQTLVGERGVMLSGGQKQRICIARALIKQPEILIFDDSLSALDTETEENILQNIEKDLKNATSIIITHRESSAKRADKVLNLSEIKDIKSA; from the coding sequence ATGAACGCACTGAAAACCCTCAATCCCTATTTCTGGAAACACAGATTACTGTTGTTTTGGGGTTTCCTGTTTATTGTCGCAAGTAATTTTTTTAATATTTATAAAGTTCAGTTCGTAGGAAAATCAGTAGACGAACTTTCCAAAAACGGACATTTGGGCTTCAATAAACAGGTTCTGATTTATGTTGGAATTATCGTGGGATCTTCACTGCTAACCGGATTTTTCACATTTATGATGCGCCAGACCATCATTGTAGCATCCCGCAGGATTGAATATGAACTAAAAAACAAGATCTACCGCCATTACCAGGAACTTTCGCTCACAGATTATAAAAAAACGACGATTGGTGACCTGATGAACCGTTTAAGCGAAGATGTCGTTGCTGTGAGAATGTACCTCGGTCCGGGAGTGATGTACGTGGTGAATCTGCTGGTGCTGATGATCATTACCAGTATTTATATGCTGAAAACGGATGTTGAAATGACATTGTGGACCCTGATCCCGCTGCCGGTCCTTTCCTTTATCATCTATAAAGTAAGCTCGATCATCAACAAAAAGTCTAAAGTCATGCAGAAAAGCCAGTCGGCCATTTCGACCTTCGTGCAGGACAGTTTCTCGGGAATCCGGGTGGTGAAATATTTTGCGAAAGAAAAATATATTGCCAAAAATTACGGCATCAGGGTAAAAGACTATCAGGAAAAAGCGCTGGATTTAGCAAAAACCGAAGCCTATTTTTTCACCATAATCCTTTTTGTAATAGGCCTTCTGAATGTTGCGATACTCCTTATTGGCGGGCAAAAATATTTGGCAAATGAAATTTCGGTGGGTAAAATCGCGGATTTCTTTCTTTACATCAATATTCTGATCTGGCCTTTCTCTATGGTGGGTTGGGTTACCTCCGTCAATCAGCGCGCAGAGGCTTCTATGAGCAGGATTAATGAGTTTTTGGGTAAAAAATCTGAGATCGCCAATCACAACCTTGAGGAATACCCAATCAAAGGCGACATCGAATTCCGCAATGTTTCGTACGTGTATCCCAATACCGGAATTAGAGCTCTGGATAATGTCAGCTTTAAAATCAATGCCGGTGAAACTTTGGCAATTATGGGCAAAACCGGCAGCGGAAAAACCACCATCGCCTTACTCCTGGCCCGTTTGATCGATCCAACCGAAGGTGAAATTCTTATTGACGGCAAAAACCTGAAAGACCACAATCTTCAGAACTACAGAAAATATATCGGCTACATCCCACAGGAAAGCTACCTGTTCTCCGACACCATTGCCAACAACATTGGATTTGCAATCGACAACCCCACCGAAGAACAGATCGTCGAATATGCCAAAAAAGCCGATGTCCACAAGAATATCGTAGAATTCAAGGAACAATATCAAACCCTGGTCGGCGAACGGGGCGTGATGCTTTCCGGCGGGCAAAAACAAAGAATATGCATTGCGAGAGCCTTAATCAAACAGCCTGAAATCCTTATTTTCGACGACTCACTGTCTGCTTTGGATACGGAAACCGAAGAAAATATCCTTCAAAACATCGAGAAAGACCTCAAAAACGCAACCTCCATCATCATCACCCATCGCGAGAGCAGCGCAAAACGCGCCGATAAAGTTCTGAACCTCAGCGAAATAAAGGATATCAAATCTGCGTAA
- a CDS encoding tetratricopeptide repeat protein has product MKNMISLSKKIVLSAGVVFANFAFAQTVQEGIANVDSHKYAKAKQIFGDMITKAPNDASNYFYLGNSYLSQFDPNFEKAEEYFKKGLALDSKGYLNKIGLASVKLAKGDKSAIAEIQKIVTDSREKDPEVLYRAAEALTMFEKASSPDLAIGYLTKAVEKAQKGGVPAYYYYSLGDAYRLKKDPGNAMTAYDKASAVAKNKASVFTRMGTLWMAAQQWKQAKENIDKAIAVDPTYAPAYKALAAYNFRFQENAKVTQNLIDYTKYADEDGYTMLEIAKLHFINNDYDNAKTVLNKVFDKVDDPIKYKLKAYLDYSADGNYASAQENLNKFNSSVKDKERIQPADRGLEGLIIAALAKDEKDAAKKAQMMSDATAKVAIAKNAKDQTMDWDAELSKIQSGGAINAASVDAGPTSPKVEGLKAKIKANPKDVNALVELGTAYQEVQNWNGAIMTWDKMIALSPNWAYSHYAKGSAYQQLGNHDMAEASYEKFIAVVKGQTAEEQAQNKETMSYAYYLVAFYNQDKNIAKAKEYAAKAVELNPAYADAVTLNNQLMKK; this is encoded by the coding sequence ATGAAAAATATGATCAGTTTATCGAAGAAAATTGTTTTAAGCGCCGGGGTTGTTTTTGCAAACTTTGCGTTTGCACAGACGGTACAGGAGGGAATTGCCAATGTAGACAGCCACAAATACGCCAAAGCAAAACAGATTTTTGGCGATATGATTACAAAAGCACCGAATGACGCATCCAACTATTTCTATTTAGGTAACTCATATCTTTCTCAGTTTGATCCGAACTTTGAAAAGGCAGAAGAATATTTCAAGAAAGGTTTAGCACTGGACAGCAAAGGCTACCTTAATAAAATCGGTTTAGCTTCAGTTAAATTAGCTAAAGGTGACAAATCCGCAATCGCGGAGATTCAAAAAATTGTAACAGACTCCAGAGAGAAAGATCCTGAAGTACTTTACAGAGCGGCAGAAGCACTAACAATGTTTGAAAAGGCAAGCTCACCTGATTTAGCGATCGGTTATCTTACAAAAGCTGTGGAAAAAGCTCAGAAAGGTGGTGTGCCAGCTTATTACTACTATTCTCTTGGTGATGCATACAGATTGAAAAAAGATCCTGGAAATGCAATGACAGCCTATGACAAAGCATCTGCGGTTGCTAAGAATAAGGCTTCTGTTTTCACAAGAATGGGTACGCTTTGGATGGCAGCTCAACAATGGAAGCAGGCAAAGGAAAATATCGATAAAGCGATTGCAGTGGATCCGACTTACGCACCTGCTTACAAAGCTTTGGCGGCGTACAACTTCAGATTTCAGGAGAATGCGAAGGTAACGCAGAACCTTATTGATTATACCAAATATGCTGATGAAGACGGTTATACAATGCTTGAAATTGCAAAACTTCACTTCATTAACAATGACTACGATAATGCTAAAACCGTTTTAAACAAAGTTTTTGACAAAGTTGATGACCCAATCAAATACAAACTGAAAGCATATCTTGATTACAGTGCGGACGGAAATTATGCCTCAGCACAGGAAAACTTAAATAAATTCAATTCTTCTGTAAAAGATAAAGAAAGAATACAGCCCGCAGACCGAGGTTTAGAAGGTTTGATTATCGCAGCTTTGGCAAAAGATGAAAAAGATGCAGCCAAAAAAGCTCAGATGATGTCGGATGCTACTGCTAAAGTTGCCATTGCAAAAAATGCTAAAGACCAAACTATGGACTGGGATGCAGAACTTTCAAAAATTCAGAGCGGCGGTGCCATTAACGCAGCTTCTGTAGATGCTGGGCCAACAAGCCCTAAGGTTGAAGGTTTGAAAGCTAAAATAAAAGCCAATCCAAAAGATGTTAATGCTTTGGTAGAGCTTGGTACAGCTTATCAGGAAGTTCAAAACTGGAACGGTGCCATTATGACCTGGGACAAAATGATAGCCTTGTCACCAAACTGGGCTTACTCCCACTATGCAAAGGGATCCGCGTACCAACAGCTTGGTAACCACGATATGGCGGAAGCGTCTTACGAGAAATTCATTGCCGTGGTAAAAGGACAAACCGCTGAAGAACAGGCGCAGAATAAAGAAACAATGTCTTACGCTTACTATTTGGTAGCTTTCTACAACCAGGATAAAAATATCGCAAAAGCTAAAGAATATGCGGCGAAAGCAGTGGAACTGAACCCAGCTTATGCAGATGCAGTGACGCTTAACAATCAGTTGATGAAAAAGTAA
- a CDS encoding ExbD/TolR family protein — protein sequence MAEVQVQEKGDKGGKVRSKKQSTRVDMTPMVDLGFLLITFFMFTTTFSKPNVMDLGLPAKPKENQKAPDTEIKLSNSVSILIGKDNRVFWHQQDNTSLTDANLNETTFDREGIRKVIQQAKANAADQSKFTVIIKPTDDAVYKNFVDILDEMAITKSEQYGVTDVKPWEKAVYDRKVAGAATPAPAATN from the coding sequence ATGGCAGAAGTACAAGTACAGGAAAAAGGCGATAAGGGCGGGAAGGTCCGCTCGAAAAAGCAGAGTACGAGGGTAGATATGACACCGATGGTGGATTTGGGTTTCCTTTTGATAACCTTCTTCATGTTTACCACTACATTCAGTAAACCGAACGTAATGGATTTGGGGCTTCCGGCAAAACCGAAAGAAAACCAGAAAGCTCCGGATACAGAAATTAAACTTTCTAACTCAGTCTCAATCCTTATCGGAAAAGATAACAGAGTATTTTGGCATCAGCAGGATAACACTTCCCTTACCGATGCTAACCTAAACGAAACTACTTTCGACAGAGAAGGGATTAGAAAAGTAATTCAGCAGGCAAAAGCAAATGCGGCAGATCAAAGTAAATTTACTGTGATCATTAAGCCGACTGACGATGCAGTATATAAAAATTTTGTTGATATTCTTGATGAAATGGCTATTACCAAAAGTGAACAATACGGTGTAACCGATGTGAAGCCTTGGGAAAAAGCTGTTTACGACAGGAAAGTAGCCGGTGCAGCAACACCTGCGCCTGCAGCAACAAACTAA
- a CDS encoding biopolymer transporter ExbD encodes MARVKPKRHPVVVDMTAMCDVAWLLLTFFILTTQFKKPDVETIKPPSSISEKLLPDASLMTIDATKDGKFYFTPVENGSERLQLLDNMGQKYGMNFTDQEKAAFTKVQAVGVPMTQLKSFLKMPEEEQKAYKSPTGIPMDSTKKELIDWVQQSLAVNPDYKLAIKGDVDTKYPKIKGLFEGLRDIDFLKFWLITSQEVGPTE; translated from the coding sequence ATGGCGAGAGTCAAACCAAAAAGACACCCGGTAGTTGTAGATATGACTGCGATGTGTGACGTTGCATGGTTGCTTCTTACATTCTTTATCTTGACGACGCAGTTCAAGAAACCGGATGTGGAGACCATCAAACCGCCATCTTCCATTTCAGAAAAACTTTTACCGGATGCCAGTCTTATGACTATAGATGCAACCAAAGACGGTAAATTTTATTTCACACCTGTAGAAAATGGTTCAGAAAGGCTTCAGTTGCTTGATAACATGGGGCAGAAGTACGGAATGAACTTTACAGACCAGGAAAAAGCAGCATTTACAAAAGTTCAGGCAGTGGGCGTTCCTATGACGCAGCTGAAGAGCTTCCTGAAAATGCCGGAAGAGGAGCAAAAAGCGTATAAAAGTCCTACAGGTATTCCGATGGACTCTACAAAAAAGGAATTAATTGACTGGGTACAGCAGAGTCTTGCAGTAAATCCTGATTACAAATTGGCAATTAAGGGCGACGTAGACACTAAGTATCCGAAAATTAAAGGCCTGTTTGAAGGTTTAAGAGATATTGATTTTCTTAAATTCTGGCTTATAACATCACAAGAAGTTGGACCAACAGAATAA
- the bshB1 gene encoding bacillithiol biosynthesis deacetylase BshB1, whose product MKVDILAIGAHPDDVELGCGGTIAKMISEGKTVAIIDLTKGELGTRGTDKTRKQEAADAAKILGISARENLEMKDGFLQNSEEYQMRIVKMIRKYQPEIVLANATDDRHPDHGKAAKLVSDACFLSGLKKIETALDGKNQEFWRPKHVFHFIQWKEIEPDFVIDISNFMEKKIEACMAYKTQFYNPESKEPVTPIATKDFLESLTYRAQNLGRLSGCTYAEGFTAEKMIALKNFEGIVL is encoded by the coding sequence ATGAAAGTAGATATACTCGCAATCGGCGCACATCCCGATGATGTGGAACTGGGATGCGGCGGAACCATCGCAAAGATGATTTCCGAAGGGAAAACTGTTGCAATTATCGATCTCACCAAGGGCGAACTCGGCACGCGCGGAACTGATAAAACCAGAAAACAAGAAGCTGCTGATGCCGCAAAAATTTTAGGGATTTCTGCACGAGAGAATCTTGAGATGAAAGACGGTTTCCTGCAAAACTCAGAAGAATATCAAATGCGAATCGTAAAAATGATCAGGAAATACCAGCCAGAGATCGTACTGGCCAATGCGACAGATGACCGCCATCCGGATCACGGCAAAGCTGCAAAGCTGGTATCGGATGCGTGTTTTCTCTCAGGATTAAAGAAAATTGAAACGGCACTGGATGGCAAAAATCAGGAGTTTTGGCGTCCAAAACACGTTTTCCATTTTATCCAGTGGAAGGAAATTGAGCCTGATTTCGTGATTGATATCTCGAATTTTATGGAAAAGAAAATTGAAGCATGTATGGCATACAAAACTCAGTTTTACAATCCGGAATCTAAGGAGCCAGTGACACCGATTGCGACCAAGGATTTTCTGGAAAGCCTTACATACAGAGCTCAGAACCTCGGCCGCTTATCCGGCTGTACCTATGCAGAGGGCTTTACTGCGGAAAAAATGATTGCCCTGAAAAATTTCGAGGGAATAGTTTTGTAA
- a CDS encoding PstS family phosphate ABC transporter substrate-binding protein, with protein sequence MKTKLLLFLLAIVLISCSKKEKQPKEKIGYNKGSVAIVTDDSFKSVTQAMADAYMINYPETSVSVKVQKEDMAFLDLLKNKSKLIVMSRSLSPQEIAEYERVIDLKFNPAKFAADAVVFVAPINSSRTSVDVKEIEQMLSSTEKQIIFDGTNSGNLNFVAQKFNKKPSDLQFSIISGNANVIRELNKYPSKVGAISLNTISRPYGTDAQNLRKMVKILPVTENGKMFEPTAENLRQLQYPFTRILYLLTNEGNFGIANGIIRFACTQLGQMVVEKEGLQPYNIFRREVQMN encoded by the coding sequence ATGAAGACTAAATTACTGCTTTTTCTTTTAGCAATAGTCCTTATATCCTGTTCAAAAAAAGAGAAACAACCCAAAGAAAAGATCGGGTATAATAAAGGATCAGTCGCTATTGTTACAGATGATTCGTTCAAAAGTGTAACGCAGGCGATGGCTGATGCGTATATGATTAACTATCCTGAAACCTCTGTGAGCGTAAAAGTGCAGAAAGAAGACATGGCTTTTCTGGATTTGCTTAAAAATAAATCCAAACTTATTGTAATGTCCCGTAGTCTTTCACCGCAAGAGATCGCTGAATATGAAAGGGTAATCGATTTAAAGTTTAATCCGGCAAAATTTGCTGCAGACGCCGTAGTTTTCGTGGCGCCGATAAATTCTTCCAGGACAAGCGTAGATGTGAAGGAAATTGAACAAATGCTTAGTTCCACGGAAAAGCAGATTATATTTGACGGAACCAACTCCGGGAATCTAAACTTTGTAGCTCAGAAATTCAACAAAAAACCTTCTGATCTCCAGTTTTCTATCATCAGCGGAAATGCTAATGTCATTAGAGAACTGAACAAATATCCCTCAAAAGTTGGTGCGATAAGCCTGAACACGATTAGCAGGCCATACGGAACCGATGCACAGAACTTAAGGAAGATGGTTAAAATACTTCCTGTAACAGAAAACGGAAAAATGTTTGAGCCAACTGCTGAAAATTTAAGGCAGCTGCAGTATCCTTTTACCCGAATTTTATACCTGCTTACCAACGAAGGAAACTTTGGTATTGCGAACGGCATCATTCGCTTTGCGTGCACACAGCTTGGGCAGATGGTCGTAGAAAAAGAAGGGCTTCAGCCTTACAATATTTTCCGCAGAGAAGTTCAAATGAATTAA
- a CDS encoding DUF3276 family protein encodes MSDYKERHENEIFTKVLKAGRRTYFFDVRETKAGDYYLTITESKKNFGENGEATFEKHKIYLYKEDFKAFQEMFNESTDFIVNEKGEDVISEKHDKDFKSRSFTIESDEEF; translated from the coding sequence ATGAGTGATTACAAGGAGCGACACGAGAATGAGATATTCACAAAGGTGTTAAAAGCAGGGCGAAGGACGTATTTTTTTGACGTGCGCGAGACCAAAGCAGGAGACTATTATCTTACCATTACCGAGAGCAAAAAGAACTTCGGAGAAAACGGGGAAGCAACCTTCGAGAAACACAAAATTTACCTCTACAAAGAAGATTTCAAAGCGTTTCAGGAGATGTTCAACGAATCTACGGACTTCATTGTAAACGAAAAAGGTGAAGATGTAATCTCAGAAAAGCACGACAAAGATTTCAAATCCCGTTCATTTACCATAGAGTCGGACGAGGAATTTTAA
- a CDS encoding energy transducer TonB: MADETTYKDNLTLDEIVFENRNKEYGAYDLRSKYPKILTKAFIIGTLLFILLAVAPFIVMKIQQMNKEATTEVDAKLVEVLQEDKIIEPEEKEAPPPPPPPKVEPPKIEVIQNVVPEPKRAPKVETPPPPITEQLKTTTGLQNQEGVKAPAYTPPPPPPSTGTKVATVEAKPAPSTTEIYAEVEQQADFPGGINSFRTKVADNFDSGAMEGGEGTLRTEITFVVERDGSLTQVKATGPNADFNREAERTVKSIRNKWTPAKINGQPVRYRFRLPLTMNFE, encoded by the coding sequence ATGGCAGACGAAACAACATACAAGGATAATCTTACTTTAGATGAAATTGTATTTGAAAACCGTAATAAAGAATACGGTGCCTATGATTTAAGATCAAAATATCCTAAGATATTAACTAAGGCTTTCATTATCGGTACTCTTCTTTTTATACTTTTAGCTGTTGCTCCATTCATCGTAATGAAGATTCAGCAAATGAACAAAGAAGCAACAACCGAAGTTGATGCGAAGCTTGTGGAGGTACTTCAGGAGGATAAGATCATAGAGCCTGAGGAAAAAGAAGCTCCACCACCGCCACCGCCGCCAAAAGTAGAACCTCCGAAAATTGAGGTGATCCAGAACGTGGTGCCGGAACCGAAAAGAGCGCCAAAAGTGGAAACTCCACCGCCGCCAATTACCGAGCAGCTGAAAACTACTACCGGTTTGCAAAACCAGGAGGGCGTGAAAGCTCCGGCTTATACACCACCGCCGCCACCACCATCAACAGGTACTAAGGTTGCGACTGTAGAAGCAAAACCAGCTCCAAGTACTACTGAAATTTATGCAGAAGTAGAACAGCAGGCGGACTTCCCAGGAGGTATCAACTCTTTCAGAACCAAGGTAGCAGACAATTTTGACTCTGGTGCAATGGAAGGAGGCGAAGGAACTCTGAGAACAGAGATTACCTTCGTAGTTGAAAGAGACGGTTCTTTAACTCAGGTAAAAGCTACAGGTCCTAATGCAGACTTCAACAGGGAAGCTGAAAGAACTGTAAAATCTATCAGAAACAAGTGGACTCCAGCCAAGATCAATGGCCAGCCCGTACGTTACAGATTCAGATTACCGCTTACAATGAACTTTGAATAA
- a CDS encoding MotA/TolQ/ExbB proton channel family protein, giving the protein MEMNVSNTEEQVVARKSGGLNPAIILPILLVIGFLIYYFVLGNPGNFKEDARIAGQASVAMADIPTKELHPESFMGIVYMGGIIVPILITFMITVIVFSIERMIVLGRAKGNGNLDNFVLKVRSLLNQNRIDEAIEECDRQRGTVGNVVREGLTTYKILANDTTMDKEQKMAALNKSIEEATTLEMPMLEKNMMILSTLGTVATLVALLGTVIGMIKAFFALGSGGGTPDSAALSIGISEALVNTALGIGTSAIAIILYNFFTSKIDGLTYKIDEIAMSIQQSFAEFNK; this is encoded by the coding sequence ATGGAAATGAATGTTTCAAACACAGAGGAGCAAGTAGTTGCTAGAAAGTCGGGAGGTCTTAATCCTGCAATCATTTTACCAATTCTTTTAGTAATTGGTTTCCTAATTTATTATTTCGTTCTTGGTAATCCCGGAAACTTCAAGGAGGATGCTAGAATTGCAGGACAGGCTTCTGTAGCTATGGCAGACATACCAACGAAAGAGCTTCACCCGGAATCTTTCATGGGAATTGTTTACATGGGAGGTATTATCGTACCAATCCTGATCACCTTCATGATCACCGTAATTGTATTCTCAATTGAGCGTATGATTGTTCTTGGCAGAGCTAAAGGGAACGGAAACCTAGATAATTTCGTATTAAAAGTAAGAAGCCTACTTAACCAAAACAGAATTGATGAAGCTATCGAAGAGTGCGACAGACAAAGAGGTACTGTAGGTAATGTGGTAAGAGAAGGTCTTACAACTTATAAAATCCTTGCTAACGATACCACTATGGATAAAGAACAGAAAATGGCTGCTCTTAACAAGTCTATCGAGGAGGCAACAACTCTTGAGATGCCAATGCTTGAAAAGAATATGATGATTCTTTCTACTCTTGGTACAGTGGCAACGCTGGTAGCGCTTCTTGGTACCGTAATCGGTATGATCAAGGCGTTCTTCGCACTTGGTTCTGGCGGTGGTACTCCGGATTCAGCTGCACTTTCTATCGGTATTTCTGAAGCTCTTGTAAACACGGCTTTAGGTATTGGTACTTCAGCAATCGCGATTATCCTTTATAACTTCTTTACTTCAAAAATCGACGGATTGACGTACAAGATCGATGAGATCGCAATGTCTATCCAGCAGTCTTTCGCTGAATTCAACAAATAA